From the genome of Rana temporaria chromosome 8, aRanTem1.1, whole genome shotgun sequence:
cactcatgggtacttatgggtggtacagatgggcactgataggtgggcactgggcatagatgggcactaagagatggcactgatggacactgaggggtggcactgatggcattgctgggcatcatttcagccagtgcccatgttgccagtcagtgcccatttgtgggcactgattggcatcgattgtgttcatttttttttttgatgtttgctctattgagcaccggggggcactccctggtgtcaGAcacaagtgaggaagagccgatcaacggctcttcctgcttacatcgtgatcagccgtggttggacacagctgatcacgtggtaaagagtctccgccggaggctctttaccgagatcagagatgcagggtgtcagactgacacccccacatcaccgatcgccggcatgaaatccttcaggacgtcaatagactatTGACcgtgtgggaagtggttaaagcggaggttcacccttagagggcacttttcccccttagattcctgctcgttttttctaggggaatcggctatttattttaaaatatgtgcagtacttacccgtttacgagatgcatcctctccgtcgcttccgggtatgggcttcgggaatgggcgttccttcttgattgacagtcttccgagaggcttccgacggtcgcatccatcgcgtcacgattttccgaaagaagccgaacgtcggtgcgcaggcgcagtatagagccgcaccgacgttcggcttctttcggctacgagtgacgcgatggatgcgaccgtcggaagcctctcggaagaatgtcaatcaagaaggaacgcccattcccgaagacccatacccggaagcgacggaagaagatgcagctcgaaaacgggtaagtacagctcatattttactacaaatagccgattcccctagaccgaacgagcaggaagctaaggggataaaaaaaaaattcataaatgggtgaactcccgctttaaagacatGGTGGACACACAAGTCGTGAGGAGCtgcaggcaggagtttttaggcgagtcCGTGGCATCCGAGCCTCGCGGACTAGGCCTAAGCTGCGGCtttgcctaaaaactcctgcctgcaGCTCCTCATTACTGGCGTGGTGTCAGCGCCAGCCCTAGGTCCTCGTTTGGTCCACCAAAACAGCCCAGACTCAtcgaggcatggactccactagacctctgaaggtatgctgtggtatctggcaacaagtcatcagtagcagatcctttatgtTTTGTAAGCTGCGATGTGGGGCCTCCATGACCAAGTGACCCATATCGCCTACCTAAACATTCTAgcaatcagggtttgacaaatttgcttggaatctaggagccagctaaaaaagttaggagccagaaaacgtacccctgtcccgacgagcttgcgcgcagaagcgaacacatacgtgagcagcgcccgcatatgtaaacggtgttcaaaccacacatgtgaggtatcgccgcgattggtagagcgagagcaataattctagccctagacctcctctgtaacaaaacatgcaacctgtagatttttttaaacgtcgcctatgaagatttgtcggcattccacgagtggacgcaattttgaagcgtgacatgttgggtatgaatttactcggcgtaacattatctttcataatattaaaaaaaatggggataactttactgttgtcttattttttaattaaaaaaagtgtaattttttcccaaaaaagtgcgcttgtaagaccgctgcgcaaatacagcgtgacagaaagtattgcaacgatcgccattttattctctagggtgttaggataaaaaatatatataatgtttgggggttctaattggagggaagaagatggcagtaaaaatagtgaaaaatgacattagaattgctgtttaacttgtaatgcttaacttgtaataccaacagccaccagCACGTCGCTCCACCCTTCCTCTGGACAGAGGGTGGGAGCTGCCCCACTTGGCCAGTTAACAGGGGGTGATTGGTTGTTGGGGTGGTCCTACCAACTAATTACCCACTTGTTATTTGGATAGGTTGGGAGTCTCCTGCCCTCCGGCCAGACCGGTCGCGCCTTCGCCCAGACCCGTTGCGCCCTCTGCTCAGAACCGTCTCTGCCCAGACCTTCCTGCGCCACCTGCCCTCCGCCCAGACCTTCCCGCGCCTCCTGCCCTCCGCCCAGTCGGGGGAAGGTTGTGGTCTATCTTTTGTGTGGTAGTTTAAATTGTGGTCAAGAAGGGCCTGGTCTTTGCCTCCGCCCCGTCGCGCCTCCTGCCCAGACCCGTTGCGCCTCCTGCCCTCTGCTCAGACCCTTCTCGTCTCCGCCCAAACCTTCCTGCGCCACCTTCGCTCCGCTCAGACCTTCCTGCGCCGCCTTCCCTCCGCCCAGACCTTCCTGCGCCGCCTTCCCTCCGCCCAGACCTTCCTGCACCGCCTTCCCTCCGCCCAGACCTTCCTGCGCCGCCTTCCCTCCGTCCAGACCTTCCTGCGCCGCCTGCCCTTCGCCCAGAACTTCCTGCGTCGCCTGCCCTCCACCCAGACCTTCCTGCGCCTCTTGCCCTCCGCCCAGTCGGGGGAGGGTTGTGGTCTATCTTTGTTTGTGTGGTAGTTTAAATTGTGGTCAAGAAGGGCCTGGTCTTTGCCTGGGAGGATGCTCTCCCAAGTGATGACATCAGCTGGCATGGAGGACTAAGGGGAGCCTTAAGTTGTTACCAATGGGGCAGGATACCTTGATGACCCCAGAGGGCCACAGATTGATGGGTGGAGTTTCTCCTTGGGTAGCCTTTACTTTAGCTAACCAGTTGACATTTTAATTGGCCTCATATGTGTTTTACCATTAAAGCGCatgtgcgctgaaaaaaaaatattaaaagccagcagctacaaatactgcagccgctgacttttaatattaggacacttacctgtcctggagtccagcgccgtccgcagcagaggacgagcgatcgctcgtctctctgctgcttccccccgccatcctcagtgagggaaccaggaagtgaagcgctccggcttcactacctggttccctacggcgcatgcgcgaattgtgctgcgccgctgattggcttccgctgtgctctgggagccgagtgttcccagagcacaacgggaggtgacgtcatgcccggagaAAACCTGaagctgtgtggccggaagtgggtgcaaatacctgtttttagacaggtatctgcacccccctgcccctgaaaggtgtcaaatgtgacaccggaagggggagggttccgataagcgtgagttccactttagggtggagctccgctttaacactgTAAACTAGGACTGAAAGTTCCATATCATtgatctgctgacaggagaggtgagcggtgccgggaattctgggacattatccagtaacagacaaggggtgtgtctggatggtgactgtatcattgtgtgtgtcaggttcctataaggtgtcaggatgtcacagtctatttctccatggaggagtgggagtatttaagACGCAAGGATGTCATGATGGAGGATGGCCAGAAGACAAAAAGGCCATTCATGACTTCCTTGTtctgagttggggggggggggggacatctccAAGGAGAAAATGGGAGGGGAAGGTCCAGTAATCgaattattaaacttttttttttttttttttttttttttttaaccaggtccaccaaaaaaaatcacacaatggATTACACAACTGTCCGAATTAAAGAAGAATCATTCTCGGATGAAGAACATTTTGCTATCGAAATCAAGGAGGAGCCACTCTCAAGTGATGAAGAACAAAATCCGCACTCTGTTCCTCCCACTCTCCGCACTCATATCAAAGAGAATCCACCCTCGAGTGATGAAGAACATAACCTGGACTCTGTTCCTCCCACTCACAGATCTCGTATCAAAGAGGATGCTCTCCCAAGTGATGACGAACATCACCCAAAGTCTGACCCTTCCATCAAAGAGGAACCTCTCTCTGATGACGATATCAAAGACGTTTCTGTATCTGAGAAATACTCCCAGTGTATGTCTTTAATTGTGAAAGAGGAGTCGAGCGAGGAAGACGTTCTTTGTGAAGAAGAGCAGACACCGGAACAACTGCAAGACAAACCGTTCTGTTGCTCTCAGTGTGGAGAGTGTTTCATAGATCACTCGATGCTTGTCAGCCATCAGCAaattcacacaggggagaagccctaTGCCTGCTcggagtgtgggaagtgttttaCTGCCCGCGCGACAGTGAAAGTTCACCAGCGTcttcacacgggagagaagccctATACGTGCTCCGAATGCGAAAAGGCCTTCACATTTAAAAGCGTCCGAGATGCACACTTTAGGACACACACTGGCGACAAACCTTTCCCCTGCCCCGATTGTGGTAAACGCTTTACCGTCCGATCGACTCTTAATATGCACCGAAAAGTCCATGAGGAGAGCGGGCTGTATTCGTGTTCCGAATGTGGGAAAAGCTTCACCAGGAATTCCACGCTTAAGGCCCACGAGGTTGTCCACACAGGGTTCAAGGATCACACCTGCCCAGAGTGCAAGAAATGCTTCAGCTCAGAGTCGTCGCTCAAGCAGCACAAGAAGGTCCATGTTGGGTTGAAACCGCATGCCTGCCCCGATTGTGGCAGATGCTTTGGTCTGAAAACAAGTCTGGTGACACACCAGAGGATCCACTCTGGAGAGAGGCCGTATACTTGTACCGAGTGCGGAAAGAGCTTCAGCCACAGCTCCAGCCTGGTGACGCATAAGAGGATTCACAGCGGGGAAAGACCGTACGTTTGCTTGCAGTGTGGCAAAGGCTTTACCAGTCTCTCCGAACGCGTTGTGCATGAGAGAACACACACCGGGGAGAAGCCCTATTCCTGCCCCGAATGTGGGAAGAGTTTTGTCAGCATTTCAGAGTGTAACCGCCACCGGAAGATCCACGCAGACCAAAAGCCCTTCACTTGTTCCTATTGCGACAAGCCTTTCATCCGAAAACCCGATTTTGTCAAGCACCTTCGGATTCACACGGGAGAGAAACCGTTTGGCTGCTCTGCCTGTGGCAAGTATTTCCGTAGCGTCCCAGAACTCACAAAGCACCAGCGGTATCACACCGGAGATAAGCGGTATCCGTGCAAAGACTGCGGGAAATGGTTCTTCACTAGGTCGCATCTGGTCAAACATGAGAAGATTCATATCAGGGAGCAACAAGCCGAATGACTTCATCTGTGCTGCGGCCCAAACTACGGATTTCAGATAGTGGGAAATAGATGACTATAGATGAGTAAATACATTTTGAAGTCTGCTAGGGATTGGACTGTTCTAATAGATTTCAACCAAGACTTGAGTCTTCCTAGCCTGACTTCCAAGACCCTCCTAACtacagggtgggactttaaatgaggcgcctccatccctaattctgaaagaataaaaataagggagttttgggactttaaatgaggctgcagacatggtgtcGGCTGGTTGGAAaaaatttacatatttatttttcagtaaaaaatgtaaaacatatcaCAGACAACAAGAGTCTCCTTCAGCAAACAATATTGAGGTATATATCATTCCCACATATTCATAAACACATATGGTGTGTGCCCATGCAATACGGCATTGGAGGTACAACAGTGCATACATAGTCCAGCGCCATCAGGTGGTCAGTGTTGGTGGATGGGTACATTCAAAATGAGTATTTATATATACAATTGTCATATAGGCAGCAAgaggcaaaaaaattaataaatacaataaaaacgtGTAATCTTATATtgttgtaaccagtaaaaaaagttcaatgttggCAGATTGAAAGGTAATTCCATCTGCGTCCCagttgcccgacgcgtttcgtgtatctaagacactcatcaggggctgatgctTTGGGATATCTATAAAGTGTATAGTAGAATGTAGTTATTAAATGCGGTTCCTGGTTAAATAGATAAACGATGAGGCAGTGAAGCCCATATGAAGTACTTACATGGAAGTGTGGCAGGAATGGTGAGTATTGAGCCAAGGCCAAAAGTTGAGTCCGTCATGGGAGCTGAGGTGACATAAGGTACACACCAGTGGGACATGCCACATGGTCCCCCCACAAGTATAAGAAGCGTAGTGTTAGTGTTCATATGGAACATGGGGTAAGCAAGTGATGATTGCCAAAGGAGGATTCTACAAAATAGATATAAGAACAGTGTATCAGAGTGTATAAATGCTATATCATGGAAAGATAAGCCCAGATAGATAAAGTAGACAAGATACCCTTCTATGGCATCCTTTAATCCCAATCAGGGGGAGAGGAAGGTGCAGTGAGGTAGTGTGCTGTGATGTCTCCGAGATGTGACAGCTGAACTGTGTTGTGGGGAGAACTCAAATATAGCCGCCCACATGGGTGCACGCTAGCCGTCGCCAACATCACGCTCAAACAGGGAGGGACCCCGACGTGGGTGGAGAAACCCACCCACAGACGGAGCTCACCTCCTAGCTGGCCAGCGGGGATGAAAGACACACGCTCAGCGCCACGACGCCAGAGCCTGACGTCAGACGCTAGGCGGGATGTGTGACGCGACACTCCGTGCGCGCCAAACCCTCCGCCGCAACACACACCGCCCCAATGGGGGGCGCGCCGGGAGCATTGCAGCTCCCAAAGAGATGGAAacgattgtgtgtgtgtatatatatattctcatttTGAATGTACCCATCTATCTACTAACACTGACCACCTGATGGCGCTGGACTATGTATGCACTGTTGTACCTCCAATGCCGTATTGCATGGGCACATACCATATGTGTTTATGAATATGTGGAAACGATATGTACCTCAATATTGTTTCCTGAAGGTGACTCTTGTTGTCTGTgatatgttttaaattttttactgataaataaatatgtatattttttccaaCCAGCCTACACCATGTCggcagcctcatttaaagtcccaaaactcccttatttttattcttttctaaATGTTTTCCCTATTCAAGTGATTGGCAAATACATTTTCTGGTGTCCATAGAACCAGTTTTCATGGATCCAACCAGTGGAAATTATTTTCAGAGTTAAACGAAACCAGTTTTCGTAGATCCAACCAGCGAAAATGAATTCCCGACGTCAACCGAACCAGTTTTCATGGATCCAACAAGTGGAAATATATTACCAATATCAATAGAACCAGTTTTCATGGATCCAACAAGTGAAAATATATTACCAATATCAATAGAACCAGTTTTCATGGATCCAACAAGTGGAAATATATTACCAATATCAATAGAACCAGTTTTCATGGATCCAACAAGTGGAAATATATTACCAATATCAATAGAACCAGTTTTCATGGATCCAACCAGTGGAAATGAATTCCCAATGTGAAAAGAACTAGTTTTCATAGATCCAACCAGCGAAAATAAATTCCAGAGTTCAACAAAACCCAGTTTTCGTATATCCAACCAATGCAAATGAATTCCCAATGTCAATAGAACCAGTTTTGACAGATCCAACCAGTGGAATGAATTCCTGACGTCAACGGAACCAGTTTGCATAGGTCCAACCACCATAAATTATTCATGGAAACTGCATACATCCAACCGCCAGAAATTATTCTTGACGTGCATAGATCCAACCACCAGAAATTCTTCCGGACATCCATGGAACCTGCATAGATCCAAGCACCAGAAATTATTCTTGATGTCCGTAGAACAAGTTTGCATCGATCCAGCCACTGGAAATTTTTCCTGATATCCATGAAGCCTGCATAGGATCAACCGCCAGAAATGAATCATGAGGTCCATAGAACCAGTTTGCACAGATCCAACCAGTGGAAATTAATCCTGACCTCCCATAGAACCAGTTTGCACAGATCCATTCAGCAAAACATATTACTGACCTCAACGATACCAGTTTGCACAGATCCAGCCAGTGGAATCAATCCCGAAGGGGCTGAAGTATATCTACTGAAGGCCAGACCTACTTGGTTCAACAGAACCATTGTAGTTGGGCAGTTATTGTAATCACAGCCCAAacttttttggatagagcagtgAGTGGTGACAACATAtttaacgtatttttttttttttttgcgccccccccccccaaatcgggAGATTCTATTTTTCGTGGTAACCATTGTCACCAGTActaaaagtgaggggaaatccaacattttgagttgtcaccgAGGAAATCATGCAATGGGGACACTTGAATTTCTCTATCTTTGTGACCACAGAACAGAAAATGAAGGAAGTTCTCCCCAAAGGGACACCGATACCATGCGGTAGCCTtagtttgatatatatatatacgatgCGTTGGATGGAGATGCATATGATATATCACCCAAAGCGCATGCTCGTTCTAATCATGCTccggggggcagcgtagagccaCCCCACAGCCGTCAATAACAAAAAAGCAGTACGGACATAATTGTAGAACTGAGAAGTTTCCTCTACGTTGCTGAATAGGAAGGCGTGACTACCTTCTGCTGTAAATTGGAGGATAGTCACCAAACCGGCAAAGACCAATAAGTGAAAATAAATCATGACAAGCGTTACCAGTCTGTCAGTGTTTTCTGTTGGAGTTCATAATGGTTATTTTTTACTCACTGAGGCTCATTCTCATACTGGAGGGTTGAAGTACGCTGGGTGGAATAATTTGATTACTTACGgaatttttattgtatttgctataATGGTGGCAACTTGGGGCACAGAGGGCAATGCTCCTTATGCTTATACATATAAGCTCATAAACCACTTCAATATCGCAcatagacatatgacgtccacaaaggggatctcccatcccgggtggacgtcatgtgacgtcctggactttgtgcggtgatatccgaatgatacctgcagctagaggcatcattcagatatcattgtgttccggcggcgatcctgcgtaccataagaatgatcatagcggctgttccgccgcttgatcgttcttataggcggcgggatggGTCATTCTCCCCCTCCTGCTGTCATCCGGTGcgtctccgggctctcccgtgccatcgggggcccagagaaaggATCGCCCTGCGCCggatgtggaactacaagtcccatgaggcattgccagACTCCCAACAGCCACAGGCATGACTTCaggagcatgatgggatttgttgtTTCACTACTGCTGGCAAGGCTGCCTACTCCTGGTATAAACTTGCATGTCCTGCTGTGTCTTGTAACGATAAGCACAGGGTTCCACTTTTTTGAGTTCAAACCCGCCACCTCATCCCTGATGAAGGGAGGTGCTTTCCTCTGAAACGCGTTAGCTCCATTTGTGCATTAGAACAGAACCctgttgagtgagtgagtgagagacttgtaaagcgcaacacatgcgaactgaatcgcctcttggcgctgtatccatttcatgggtaatgaaccccttgacctcagaagataactgaaatacatcacaggtgatatttgctgctcagtgattgcagtaatctagtctgcatctccccaaggtaatacataaaatctggcctgttagtgggccctgaggacagggttgatgaccactgcattagAAGATGAAAGAAGGCCATTCTGGCTTGAAGACGTCCGGCACCTAGTTCTTGACTGTCCCTGTCCCACCCCTTTCAAATCTTTTCAATCCTGGAGCATCACACATTACCTAGGGCGGTCTCCATGCATTTACAGCCTGCCTAGGAACAGCCGCCTCCCCTGATCAGACTTAACACCCCCATTAAGGTACTTTGATagttgcataactcctcccaaacaACCAGCCCCCTACCTGTATCAGGGCTGAGGGATCTTGAGAGGAGTACTCTCGAGAGCATTTTCCAATGCCTCCAGCAATACTCTGGTTTtgtcttgctggaggctgccattttgttgaagcccagagaAGTCATGTAGAGCaccctgccagcccctcccaccagccatggtcTGCCTGCAATACCTAGAGAAGCAGAGACCCGGTCACTAGGTCTAAAACGGTATGCAATGACAATGTTTCACGTGCTTGGCTCTGCTTACATCTAATATTGCAATGGTAGGACATTGTAGAGGCATCCAAAATGTTGTTACCAATGGAGAACCTGTAGCACATTGTAAATGAAGCGCTTAACACTTCCTAAAGGGAAAGTCCACTTTCATGGAAGGCTACCTATACATGTAGGAGGCCATTGGTGACTTTTCCCTCTGAAACTgttaaagcagttacattccaCGTTTATTATTTATGCTACCAAacttaatggggtagattcagcaagcaattacgcctgcgtatccatagatacgcagcgtaattgctaagtagcgccggcgtatcaactttctgtattcagaaagctcgatacgccgactgtagcctaagatacgactggcataaggctcttatgccgtcgtattttaggctgcattctgacgctggccgctaggtggcgcacccgtagttgtcagcgtagagtatgcaaattgcatactcacgccgattcacaaacgtacgcgcgcccggcggtcgtgttttacatcgtttgcgttcgtcgattTCAtggtaaggctgctcctgctattaggaggcgcagccaatggtatgtatagacgtcgttcccgcgtcgtgattttcgaaatttacgtcgtttgcgtaagtggatcgtaaatggcgctggacgccatttacgttcacgtcgaagcaaatgacgtccttgtgacgtcatttaccgcaatgcacgtcgggaaattttcccgacggagcatgcgcagtacgttcggcgcgggaacgcacctaatttaaatgatccacgccccctacgggatcatttaaattacgcgcgcttacgccagccccttttacgaaacgccgccgcaaattacagagcaaatgctttgtgaatgaagcataGCTCCAgtcatttacggaggcgtagcgtaaaaacggtacgctccgccgccgtagcagtgcgcgcccctacctgaatttaccccagtgtgtgctgtaaatttcctccagcattgctcctgtttttttttcttccttgcacgatgccgccattttgttgaagcccagagGAGTCACTTCCTTATTGAAAGTGTTCACGCCTGTCCTTGGTCTCAAAAACTAGTTGTCACTTAAAATATGCACATTAACAGCCTTGAATGCATATCTTGGCTCAGTTAGAGAAGAAGATTAAGAGAAGCTTTACAGGGCTGAAGTTTACATGCTGCTGATGAGGGAGAAAGAGAATATCATTGAGATAAGATAAGACACTATCCTTGCAAGTTTAAATCTTTTGTGTCTCCCTGGCAGCAGAGTTTGTCCCGCCACCTCTCCTGCTCCACCCCCAATCTGTGTTTCTCCACGTGGTCTCTTTATTTCTGTTGCTTTCTTCCTCCTTCAGCAATAGTAAATCCTATATGTcactttctgcaataaaaatgtGTACGTCTTGAGAGGAAGACTGACAGAAGCTTTACAGTGTAACTTCACAGCTGAGGGATAAAGGAGAAAATATCAATGTGATAGGACCTTATAATTGTAAATGTATCTCTTCTGTGTCTCTCTGGCAGTAGAGTTTGTCCTGTCACCTCTTCTGCTTTTCCTTTCTCCCTTTTCTAATCTGTTCCCTCCACATAGTCTGTGACATTCCTGTTGCTTTCTTCCCCTTTAAGCAACAGTATGAGTACATTTTGTAGTCTTGACTATAGGTCTTGGCTCAGCTAAAGAGAAAGATTAACAGAAGCTTTGTAGTGCCCAGTCTCATATGGCTGTGTTTTTGAGGGAGAAATGAGTTTGTCCTATCACCTCTCCTGCTTTTCCTTTCTCCCTTCCTTATCTGTGTTCAAACTAGAGGCATAtatcgttttggagaaatcggcattggccagtttttatccaaattaggccgatattttacatggccgctagcagtgccacggctccggagctaggccgaatccgccgcctttcctgatgctgtgaccgcggcggaatccacggattgccgccgcggtcacagcatcaggaaagaccgtggcttcggcctagctccggagccgcgccaTCTTCGTACACCCAGTGTgggggccctcctctctgtttatgccCACAGtggaggaggggcccgcgctcatgggacacacaccgctctctggtgtctgtagggggggggggtgtctataatggagggagagggggtctgtactgaggggggtggcaccattttttttgcaccagtgccaattagtgccacttgccattcagtgccatctgccagtggcaataccagtgccaccatccagtgccaattagtgccaccttccatccagtgccacctaaagccatcagtgccacctgccaatgccaaaaagtgctaactattgccacctgccagtgccaattagtgccacctgccagtcagtgccagtgtcacctgttagtgccacctgccagtgacaATTCGTGCCAAtgagtgccatctgctagtaccatctttcagtgccatccagtgcaacctgccagtgcaaataagtgccttctgctagtgccatcttccagtgccaagagccagtgccaccaaaaaaaaataaaaaaatcggccgcaaaaatcgttGTCATATATCACCatcagatttctaaatatcggcattggccagagaaaaacccatatcggtcaacATCCTTATCGTACTGCctaataaaatgtgttcaattgtGCACCAATGCCTTGTCCCTGGGATCCCTGAACCCGATGTGCAATGAGCAAATACTGGCTTAATTTGGAGATCAGTTCTTCATCTCTACATTCCGTAACTCACTGTGTACCTGTCTAGATTTGTAGGGCATCTGCATTGAATTGGTGGGTGGGGGGAGGATTTATATTTGGAAAATGCACACTCCCCTGGGGTTCGGGTGTACCTTGAAGTGCAAAGGAAGATGTGTCGGAAGATATCATTGTGTATTGGCAGTGTGGTGCATCTTAATACCCTTGTACAGCTGCATGACCCCACTCACTTCTCTATGCTCCTTATGTGAACCAATCAAAAATCCATAGCCTGAAGGCAATGAATTCTGGGAATTTGCAGCTCTGTCGTCCTCAATTCTGCTCTGGTTGACTAAGCAAGAGCCAAGAGTCCTCTGGGAGAATCGAGGTAGAACATGACCTTTTAAGATGTCTGCTGGAAGTGAAAGCAAGGGGGTCAAGGTTTGACAACCCCCCAGGTAAGGAATTACAAAGCAGAGAGAGGTACGGGATAAATGGTGTTATTATAAAGACAATACATGATATACAATACATTGTATAGATTATGGAACCCACTGCCAGACAGGTTCCTTATACTGTTCTTTCTAGATGTCAAGCTCATTCGGTCCTTCCACCTAATTTTGATAAAAAGCTATGTTTTCATGGCAGTTCTGATAGGGCGGTCCTTACAGATTTTAGTTGTGTTGTCCTGAGGAACTAGAAAGGTGGGTTGGTGGCTCCTCGTCAATTTTGAGGGTTCCTGGCCAACCCACATGATAGAAGTTGTTCATGAGAAAGAATAGAGGGGCATCAAATTGCTGTCTGAACATTGAGACATAGAAACAAACAGCACCAGCTGCCAAATGGGCCCCAACCTGTGGCGGCAGCAAGCTTTACCAGGTCCTCCATGATGATTACAATGTACC
Proteins encoded in this window:
- the LOC120909379 gene encoding zinc finger protein OZF-like, whose protein sequence is MSRVPGWSTKKNHTMDYTTVRIKEESFSDEEHFAIEIKEEPLSSDEEQNPHSVPPTLRTHIKENPPSSDEEHNLDSVPPTHRSRIKEDALPSDDEHHPKSDPSIKEEPLSDDDIKDVSVSEKYSQCMSLIVKEESSEEDVLCEEEQTPEQLQDKPFCCSQCGECFIDHSMLVSHQQIHTGEKPYACSECGKCFTARATVKVHQRLHTGEKPYTCSECEKAFTFKSVRDAHFRTHTGDKPFPCPDCGKRFTVRSTLNMHRKVHEESGLYSCSECGKSFTRNSTLKAHEVVHTGFKDHTCPECKKCFSSESSLKQHKKVHVGLKPHACPDCGRCFGLKTSLVTHQRIHSGERPYTCTECGKSFSHSSSLVTHKRIHSGERPYVCLQCGKGFTSLSERVVHERTHTGEKPYSCPECGKSFVSISECNRHRKIHADQKPFTCSYCDKPFIRKPDFVKHLRIHTGEKPFGCSACGKYFRSVPELTKHQRYHTGDKRYPCKDCGKWFFTRSHLVKHEKIHIREQQAE